Proteins encoded by one window of Anopheles maculipalpis chromosome 2RL, idAnoMacuDA_375_x, whole genome shotgun sequence:
- the LOC126557478 gene encoding ATP-binding cassette sub-family G member 5, whose protein sequence is MIGSDYVLEAHNIYHTTEVDTGGCFNGGGQSALVLKGVHLTVHSGEVMAILGSKGSGKRALLDVIARRSDGSSRGQVLLNGAPLTKSLFQQRCGYVTHACDFIPGLTVSQTLHYTPTILGGYLKSSKVRQVLADLALSQVSHKKVENLNISEKRRLAIGIQLVRDPVMLLLDEPTQGLDPLSAYLLISILSNSAKKTGCGILLSLEKPRSDVFPFLDRALFLCLGGAVYSGGTRAMLEYFHGIGFPCPQLENPLMYYLCLSTVDRRSRDRFLESSQQIEALVERFARETPIPEAPINPIGSGKIPLAYGKPGELKVWGILYLRLLAATFSCGYAGMKALFLRLLALPATMGLLWLFYGQTGDDAHGFFSKGGLILSVLALSYGVGIWTTISLFPPWRKRFCQEYAEGLYTGATMLIAYNTVSIPFSFISSAVAACVLYPLVLDPSTPDGMTFTYLMVALWTSFMLAEQLCVMFLLVMKSQLNAAIAASYILIVCLTLASGTIRSTKGLPGWLQENAKGVHTKYASSLLHTATFLGRKMNCTPANGIVCPQPADFLMERLGRANPQETTDIAASIAFALGLCAFNMILYLLPMPRFVRRKFRE, encoded by the exons ATGATCGGGAGTGACTACGTGCTTGAAGCGCACAACATCTACCACACAACCGAG gTTGATACGGGCGGGTGCTTTAATGGCGGTGGACAGTCGGCACTGGTGCTGAAGGGAGTGCATCTGACCGTGCACAGTGGCGAGGTGATGGCCATCCTCGGTTCGAAGGGCAGTGGAAAGCGTGCCCTGCTGGATGTTATCGCCCGCCGGTCGGATGGATCGTCCCGTGGGCAGGTGCTGCTTAATGGTGCACCGCTAACGAAGTCACTGTTTCAGCAGCGTTGCGGGTACGTGACGCATGCCTGTGACTTCATACCGGGGCTGACGGTTTCTCAAACGCTTCACTACACACCTACAATC CTGGGAGGTTATTTGAAAAGCTCCAAAGTACGCCAGGTACTTGCCGATCTTGCACTGTCACAGGTGTCTCACAAGAAGGTGGAAAATCTTAACATTAGCGAAAAGCGTCGGCTTGCGATCGGTATACAGCTGGTTCGTGATCCCgtgatgctgttgctggatGAACCGACACAAGGGTTGGATCCATTGAGCGCTTATCTGCTGATTAGCATTCTGTCCAACTCGGCAAAGAAGACCGGCTGTGGAATATTGCTTTCGCTGGAAAAACCTCGTTCTGAtgtgtttccctttttggaCAG GgcattgtttttgtgtttgggtGGTGCTGTGTATTCGGGCGGTACTAGAGCTATGCTAGAATACTTCCATGGTATTGGATTCCCGTGCCCACAGTTAGAAAATCCCCTTATGTACTATCTCTGCTTGTCAACAGTGGATCGAAG aTCTCGCGATCGGTTCCTAGAGTCAAGCCAGCAGATTGAGGCGCTAGTGGAGCGATTCGCCCGTGAAACACCTATCCCAGAAGCGCCGATCAATCCGATCGGTAGTGGCAAGATCCCTTTGGCGTATGGGAAACCTGGTGAACTGAAAGTATGGGGAATCCTGTACCT ACGTTTATTGGCGGCCACTTTCTCCTGCGGTTATGCCGGCATGAAGGCCCTATTTCTGCGTCTTCTTGCACTTCCAGCAACAATGGGATTGCTCTGGTTATTCTACGGCCAAACCGGTGATGATGCACATGGATTCTTCAGCAAGGGTGGTTTAATCTTGAGTGTGCTTGCTTTGAGCTATGGCGTTGGTATATGGACAACCATTTCACTAT TTCCACCTTGGCGTAAGCGGTTCTGTCAGGAATATGCAGAAGGACTTTACACCGGTGCAACGATGCTGATCGCTTACAATACCGTTTCGATACCGTTCTCCTTCATCTCATCGGCTGTTGCTGCCTGTGTTCTCTACCCGCTCGTACTAGACCCATCCACTCCGGATGGCATGACGTTCACCTATCTGATGGTGGCACTCTGGACCAGCTTCATGCTAGCCGAGCAGCTATGCGTCATGTTCTTGCTTGTCATGAAATCACAGCTGAACGCTGCCATTGCTGCGTCCTACATACTGATCGTTTGCCTAACGCTCGCTAGTGGCACTATCAG aTCCACAAAGGGACTGCCCGGCTGGCTGCAGGAAAACGCCAAAGGTGTACACACAAAGTACGCCAGTTCGCTTCTTCATACCGCCACTTTTTTGGGACGCAAAATGAACTGTACACCGGCTAACGGGATCGTATGTCCTCAACCGGCTGATTTTCTTATGGAACGGCTTGGACGGGCCAACCCGCAGGAAACGACCGATATCGCTGCCAGTATTGCCTTTGCATTGGGGTTGTGTGCATTTAACATGATTCTGTATCTGCTTCCTATGCCACGCTTCGTGCGTCGAAAGTTCCGTGAGTAG
- the LOC126557155 gene encoding uncharacterized protein LOC126557155, whose protein sequence is MNDAVVGTLGTGSILTGDSPEDSPLSPTTGGSGSESSNSPSAPSSISSSTSGSSASTCEASSPPAVTAQPAQVLYMPVGLANIKEELPEPEIQADSELSLEEGHALVQVLEDTPNDEAPPPEPEVEIRAGKADKSFRKLTSDGYTPKSAVVRLQMGKVTYQLTDQMIKAGALAAMHNPLLLTKDQLERMIAEKDPELEYRKHHNNNSTWQRYMPMYYKGVKQNYVRCLECGWLVLHKASTGTGSLLRHRCKIKVAGVEVKLEPKVSSSWNNSQGKPASMAKSAAAAAAVAATMAGITNKVQPPPTPPSTTSVTTPPQMGKCGSVTPLPQNVKDELVRQQACVLYKDIVSADLFDHPSFRTLAQMLVNIGAFYGQQGDGLLASRDALLETVLPAMYHEAKGQLNKVLSDCDLTFSFSLFRHEHERRSYVAINAYTVASDYYFRPLHVKTLDVTGQEAAYVEHLQRIIEDSLARSFSEPIKLVYGGPPETEDCTETEKNLRQQREQYELIPCAVTMLWSIMKRVLDMFQCDSGRYLERFMLSSAGEDEDESVPPELAVLQRFLEPFREPIRGLASDTGVTISEVVLWRKKLELSFRPEPEDEEEVRLLKETLLGELKTHFPLHDYHRIAVFLDPKFKGLRFLTDDERDETLAKVKQHLHADLEGIERVKRGQYGTHGVRKRRSSLPPSELRFYEFMDASLKLECDDVVYDEIQQYVDVKLESAVDIMSYWRNETAFPLLKRLCRRILNIPAACDEMRQLFGQTVQRDLQKRRLALSDRELDMVMYLHQNVSSP, encoded by the exons ATGAACGACGCCGTTGTCGGTACCCTTGGTACCGGCAGCATCCTTACCGGAGACTCCCCGGAAGATTCGCCCCTCAGCCCAACGACGGGCGGCAGCGGAAGCGAGAGCAGCAACTCCCCGAGCGCACCATCGTCCATCTCCTCCTCGACCAGCGGTTCGTCGGCGTCCACCTGCGAGGCATCGTCACCACCGGCCGTTACCGCTCAACCGGCACAGGTGCTGTACATGCCCGTCGGGCTGGCCAACATTAAGGAGGAGCTGCCGGAACCGGAAATACAG GCAGACTCTGAACTATCCCTGGAGGAAGGTCACGCGTTGGTGCAGGTGCTTGAAGACACACCAAACGATGAGGCGCCTCCACCAGAACCGGAAGTTGAAATACGAGCCGGCAAAGCGGACAAATCCTTCCGTAAGCTCACGTCCGATGGCTACACGCCAAAGTCGGCCGTTGTTCGGCTGCAGATGGGCAAAGTAACCTACCAGCTAACGGATCAGATGATCAAAGCCGGTGCCCTTGCTGCCATGCACAATCCGCTCTTGCTGACCAAGGATCAGCTTGAGCGGATGATTGCCGAGAAGGATCCGGAACTGGAGTACCGGaagcaccacaacaacaatagcaCCTGGCAGCGATACATGCCGATGTATTACAAAGGCGTAAAGCAAAACTATGTGCGATGTCTCGAATGTGGTTGGCTCGTACTTCACAAGGCAAGTACCGGTACAGGCAGCCTGCTACGCCATCGTTGCAAGATTAAGGTGGCCGGCGTGGAGGTGAAGCTCGAACCGAAGGTATCCAGCAGTTGGAACAACTCCCAGGGCAAACCGGCATCCATGGCAAAAtccgcagcggcagcagcagcagtggcggCGACAATGGCGGGCATTACAAACAAAGTCCAACCGCCACCAACTCCACCGTCCACAACGTCCGTAACAACCCCACCGCAAATGGGCAAGTGTGGCAGTGTCACGCCACTGCCACAGAACGTAAAGGACGAGCTGGTGCGGCAGCAGGCCTGCGTACTGTACAAAGATATCGTTAGTGCGGATCTGTTCGATCATCCAAGCTTCCGGACGCTTGCCCAGATGCTGGTAAACATCGGTGCATTCTATGGCCAGCAGGGGGACGGTTTACTCGCTTCCCGTGACGCCCTGCTCGAAACCGTACTGCCGGCCATGTACCACGAGGCGAAGGGACAACTCAACAAGGTGCTGTCCGATTGCGATCTCACGTTCAGCTTCAGCCTGTTTCGGCACGAGCACGAACGGCGTAGCTATGTAGCCATTAACGCGTACACGGTCGCTTCCGACTACTACTTCCGACCGTTGCACGTGAAAACGCTCGATGTGACCGGCCAGGAGGCTGCGTATGTCGAACACCTGCAGCGCATTATCGAGGACAGTCTGGCACGGTCCTTCTCCGAACCGATCAAGCTAGTGTACGGCGGACCGCCGGAAACGGAAGATTGTACCGAGACGGAGAAAAATCTCCGCCAACAGCGCGAACAGTACGAGCTGATACCGTGCGCGGTGACGATGCTTTGGAGCATAATGAAACGGGTGCTGGACATGTTTCAGTGCGACAGCGGACGGTACCTTGAGCGGTTTATGCTAAGTTCGGCTGGCGAGGACGAAGATGAAAGTGTGCCACCGGAGCTTGCCGTTTTGCAGCGCTTTCTCGAACCGTTTCGGGAACCGATCCGTGGACTTGCGTCGGACACGGGCGTCACCATTAGTGAGGTGGTCCTGTGGCGTAAAAAGCTCGAGCTTAGCTTCCGTCCCGAGCCCGAAGATGAGGAAGAGGTACGGTTGCTGAAGGAAACGCTACTGGGAGAGCTAAAAACACACTTCCCGCTGCACGATTACCATCGGATAGCGGTCTTTTTGGACCCAAAGTTTAAGGGTTTACGGTTTTTGACTGATGACGAGCGTGACGAAACGCTTGCGAAAGTGAAGCAACACCTGCACGCGGATCTCGAAGGTATTGAGCGTGTTAAGCGGGGCCAGTACGGTACGCACGGGGTACGGAAGCGCCGAAGTTCCCTGCCTCCGTCCGAGCTGCGGTTTTACGAGTTTATGGACGCATCGTTGAAGCTCGAGTGCGACGATGTGGTGTACGACGAGATACAGCAATACGTGGATGTGAAGCTGGAGAGTGCGGTCGACATCATGTCGTACTGGCGGAACGAGACGGCATTTCCGCTGCTGAAACGCCTTTGCCGGCGTATACTAAACATTCCTGCGGCCTGTGATGAGATGAGGCAGCTGTTCGGTCAGACCGTGCAGCGTGACCTGCAGAAGCGGCGGCTTGCGTTAAGCGATCGCGAGCTTGATATGGTGATGTATCTGCATCAGAATGTGAGCAGTCCGTGA